One Fusarium falciforme chromosome 1, complete sequence genomic window carries:
- a CDS encoding Actin cytoskeleton-regulatory complex protein SLA1, with product MGFLGVYRAVYDYAPQAEGELAINDGDLLYVLDKNGDDGWWKAKKKAGADDEDEPTGLVPNNYVEQAKPVEHARALYDYTRQTDEELSFPEDAQLEVYDTSDPDWILTGLDGEYGFVPSNYIEIGGSEEPPAPSLPPAPPALPSRPQPAPAPEPEPETASPDLPSSAAPALAGPAAALAGVMHARAASQQSAAPSKPPRASVTFSEPPESDDEPIRSPALPARPRAPASPSPTYEHPVSPVNMHFHQDPNRRQDVERTPGGFHLYNINEMISIMGKKKKMPTTLGINLLTGVILVAPEHASDGPSQEWTADRMTHYSREGKHVFMELVRPSKSVDFHAGAKDTAEEIVSALGELAGAVRAEGLREVIMAGSSGGGQKKGQVLYDFMAQGDDEVTVAVGDEVIILDNTKSEEWWQVRRLKNGKEGVVPSSYIEITGTISSSSAGINSAKSLVEQNRLEEIRLTKEAIKASKEPQQVGPGMPLPKRGSSLMARDNGSNSGQQRSRRENGRSDGSSQPRSKPNLLEPDSSKVRTWTDRSRSFSVEAQFLGLKDGKIHLHKMNGVKIAVPISKMSREDLEYVENLTGISLEDDKPLADVKRARTAEKKSSESSTTAGVTIEKNKSDYDWFQFFLSCEVAVGLCERYAQAFIKDSMDESVLSDVDASTLRALGLREGDIIKVMRHLDTKYGRTRGGKRGVSFAEGDGEGASGGLFSGPGGALRNNTRKGRPVPAVQTSDVVDASAFSKSDGSKATDEDAKSPIQTSPANKSPEPRQAASSGFDDDAWDVKPSKQQPPPQSQPQPPAESAPKPAPEPSPASPPPTQALTGSMKELSLLSAPLEPTKTEPTPPAPKVEVAPEQTPASVPTTQPLGGATPSFFTSVAQARQRPAPPQASVNQASLVPPPPQRPLSAPQTAQPSGFAPPPMVPQMTGALQGQVALPGQSLNEITQARLQQQYTAQMQPAMTGFPGPQGPQPMMPFPTSAGQFMQPMMTGMQAPNQFQPMQAQPTGFQPSFSATQSMYGAPPGGINSYLPPALEPQRTGMPGLPPQVTGMGGMNNTMNNTMTPQPLVPQQTGPPPPVRFGVSNEPKKLAPQPTGRRANLAQATPQNPFGF from the exons ATGGGGTTTCTGGGGGTGTACCGGGCCGTCTACGACTACGCGCCTCAGGCCGAGGGCGAGCTCGCAATCAACGACGGCGATCTGCTCTACGTCCTCGATAAGAATGGCGACGATGGCTGGTGGAaagcaaagaagaaggccggcgctgacgatgaggacgagccGACAGGCCTCGTGCCTAACAACTATGTTGAACAG GCCAAACCTGTAGAGCACGCCCGCGCCCTTTACGATTATACGCGTCAGACCGACGAGGAGCTCTCATTTCCCGAAGACGCCCAGCTCGAGGTGTACGATACGTCAGACCCCGACTGGATCCTCACCGGCCTCGACGGCGAATATGGCTTCGTTCCGTCTAATTACATCGAGATCGGTGGCTCTGAAGAACCTCCAGCACCGTCGTTGCCTCCCGCCCCCCCAGCTCTACCTTCGAGGCCGCAACCTGCTCCAGcccccgagcccgagcccgagaCGGCATCTCCGGACCTACCGAGCAGCGCTGCACCCGCTCTGGCGggtcctgctgctgctctcgcGGGAGTTATGCATGCCCGTGCAGCCTCTCAACAGTCTGCAGCCCCCTCGAAACCTCCTCGCGCTTCCGTTACGTTCAGCGAGCCCCCAGAATCCGACGACGAGCCTATCCGATCCCCTGCTCTCCCTGCTCGACCGCGCGCGCCTGCTTCGCCGTCTCCGACATATGAGCATCCGGTTTCTCCAGTTAATATGCACTTCCACCAAGATCCTAATCGACGTCAGGATGTCGAGCGTACCCCTGGCGGTTTCCACTTGTACAATATCAATGAGATGATCTCAATTATGggcaagaaaaagaagatgcCTACCACTCTGGGAATTAACCTCCTGACTGGAGTGATTTTGGTTGCACCCGAGCATGCTTCAGATGGACCTTCACAGGAGTGGACTGCGGACCGGATGACGCATTATTCACGGGAGGGGAAGCATGTCTTCATGGAGCTCGTCCGCCCAAGCAAGAGCGTCGATTTCCACGCAGGAGCCAAGGACACTGCCGAGGAAATTGTCAGCGCATTGGGCGAGTTGGCCGGAGCTGTACGTGCCGAAGGACTCCGGGAGGTGATCATGGCGGGCAGCAGTGGTGGTGGCCAAAAGAAGGGTCAGGTTCTCTACGACTTCATGGCCCAAGGAGACGATGAGGTAACTGTCGCCGTAGGCGATGAGGTTATTATCCTtgacaacaccaagagcGAAGAGTGGTGGCAAGTTCGCCGACTGAAGAACGGCAAAGAAGGCGTCGTCCCGAGCAGCTACATCGAGATTACCGGTACtatctcgtcatcgtccgCCGGCATCAACTCTGCCAAGTCGCTAGTCGAGCAAAATCGCCTCGAAGAAATTCGATTGACAaaggaggccatcaaggcgaGCAAAGAACCTCAGCAGGTAGGACCGGGAATGCCTCTTCCCAAACGAGGTAGTAGCCTCATGGCGAGAGATAATGGTAGTAATTCGGGACAACAGCGGAGCCGTCGAGAAAATGGACGAAGCGATGGCAGCAGCCAGCCGCGATCCAAGCCTA ACCTCCTAGAACCAGACTCGTCCAAGGTGCGGACCTGGACAGATCGATCCCGATCCTTCAGTGTTGAAGCCCAGTTCCTGGGCCTTAAGGACGGCAAGATTCACCTGCACAAGATGAACGGTGTCAAGATTGCTGTTCCGATCAGCAAGATGTCTCGTGAAGACCTCGAGTACGTTGAAAACTTGACAGGCATCTCTTTGGAAGACGATAAGCCACTGGCAGATGTCAAGCGAGCTAGGACCGCCGAGAAGAAGTCCTCCGAGTCTAGCACCACGGCCGGTGTGACCATCGAGAAGAACAAGTCCGACTACGACTGGTTCCAGTTTTTCTTGTCCTGCGAGGTTGCGGTAGGATTGTGTGAGCGCTACGCTCAAGCATTCATCAAAGATTCAATGGACGAGAGCGTCTTGTCCGATGTCGACGCAAGCACCCTCCGAGCTCTTGGCCTCCGCGAAggcgacatcatcaaggTAATGCGCCACTTGGACACCAAGTATGGCCGTACGCGTGGCGGGAAGAGAGGTGTTAGTTTTGCGGAGGGAGATGGCGAAGGTGCTTCTGGGGGTTTGTTCTCTGGACCTGGTGGTGCACTACGAAACAACACTCGCAAGGGTCGACCTGTGCCGGCGGTTCAGACAAGCGATGTCGTTGATGCTAGCGCTTTCTCCAAGTCAGACGGTTCCAAGGCTACTGACGAGGATGCGAAGTCGCCAATACAGACTAGCCCAGCGAACAAGAGCCCCGAACCCCGCCAGGCGGCTTCTTCAGGATTTGACGATGATGCTTGGGACGTCAAGCCCAGCAAGCAACAGCCACCACCGCAATCACAGCCGCAACCCCCAGCCGAGTCCGCCCCGAAGCCTGCCCCGGAACCATCGccagcctctcctcctccaacccaGGCTTTGACGGGATCCATGAAGGAGTTGTCGCTCTTGTCAGCACCGCTTGAGCCTACAAAGACTGAGCCCACCCCTCCAGCCCCCAAGGTCGAAGTTGCTCCTGAGCAAACACCAGCGTCGGTGCCTACGACTCAACCCCTCGGCGGCGCCACCCCGTCCTTCTTCACGTCAGTCGCGCAAGCACGACAACGTCCTGCTCCACCACAGGCATCAGTGAACCAGGCATCCCTTGTGCCTCCACCACCTCAAAGGCCTCTGTCGGCTCCGCAAACAGCTCAACCGAGTGGATTTGCTCCCCCACCGATGGTACCCCAGATGACGGGCGCGTTGCAGGGGCAGGTGGCACTCCCTGGCCAGAGCCTGAACGAGATAACCCAGGCTCGTCTGCAGCAGCAATACACTGCTCAGATGCAGCCTGCCATGACCGGCTTTCCTGGACCACAGGGCCCTCAGCCCATGATGCCCTTCCCTACCAGTGCCGGCCAATTCATGCAGCCAATGATGACCGGAATGCAGGCGCCGAACCAATTCCAACCGATGCAGGCTCAGCCCACAGGCTTCCAGCCATCGTTTTCGGCCAC
- a CDS encoding AMP deaminase, with product MPGNAIFEESESTALDVRTRESDEEGEEARDSGATGHGASDEQAASDAGSHPDHSDDDLEDGMLLRDLPKRTTFYDPVAERQMSQTDAKFFYHRNKADLRSGGGAGSQSIPQSPFLASSSRPATEYGADSMVLDSNGRRVDSFAPGLEMPGPAIDPAAITQSPTRIEPHPAPYPPSHPSVPPTRAGTIAQEPRVGDGPAAGLPAGGLFDTEPHITAELSAISKNIQRILDLRRKYIALSLQGPEDNPKDDPEWDIYPPPPEPAWQQRSHHQAGAAEHIPGQENAGLNGNKEAPGGQSRSETRESKRPVRKRRPGEDIGEDFDIADLLPLPSNDGRTYKLDDSGVYQVFERDAEEPSIRVPTIREFYMDLDDILDVSSDGPSKSFAFRRLQYLEGKFNLYVLLNEYQETADSKKVPHRDFYNVRKVDTHVHHSACMNQKHLLRFIKSKMKKFPNEVVLFRDGKHLTLAEVFASINLTAYDLSIDTLDMHAHTDSFHRFDKFNLKYNPIGESRLRTIFLKTDNFIHGRYLAEITKEVISDLESSKYQMVEWRISIYGKSIDEWDKLAAWVVDNKLFSHNVRWLIQIPRLYDVYKASGLMETFEQVVKNVFQPLFEVTKDPSSHPKLHIFLQRVIGFDSVDDESKVERRLFKKFPVPKVWDTKQNPPYSYWIYYLYSNLVSLNYWRKKRGFNTLVLRPHCGEAGDSEHLAVAALCCHSISHGLLLRKVPLLQYMFYLEQIGIAMSPLSNNALFLAYERNPFHQYFKRGLNVSLSTDDPLQFAFTKEPLIEEYAVAAQIYKLSPVDMCELAKNSVKQSGYELSVKEQWLGPGCDKPGREGNTMVKTNVPDRREEFRHFTLMQEREVLAKYVHYNANSELSAQPGGTDSKMSESAVYMAGQSTGAGLPSGDEPSNVEASPSASYHAATVGSPTGLSTGRDQTWTSDAMADLHLSGSDPRMFPGIFTRGHRTGSLRNLGQAAEGRTTSDDVFGPDTS from the exons ATGCCTG GCAACGCCATTTTTGAAGAGAGCGAATCCACAGCTCTCGACGTACGAACTCGCGAGTCGGATGAAGAAGGCGAGGAGGCCCGGGACTCTGGAGCGACTGGCCATGGCGCCTCCGACGAGCAAGCAGCGTCCGACGCTGGTTCGCACCCCGACCACAGTGACGACGATCTCGAAGACGGAATGCTGTTGCGGGACCTTCCAAAGAGAACAACATTCTACGACCCCGTCGCTGAGCGTCAGATGAGCCAGACGGACGCGAAGTTCTTTTATCACCGAAACAAGGCCGATCTGCGAAGTGGCGGTGGTGCTGGCAGCCAGTCGATACCTCAGAGTCCCTTTCTGGCCTCCAGCTCTCGCCCTGCGACCGAGTATGGCGCAGATTCTATGGTTCTAGACTCCAATGGCCGTCGCGTTGATTCCTTTGCGCCTGGATTGGAGATGCCAGGCCCCGCTATCGACCCTGCAGCGATCACACAGTCGCCCACAAGGATTGAGCCCCATCCTGCGCCTTATCCTCCTAGCCACCCTTCAGTGCCCCCTACCCGAGCTGGAACTATCGCGCAGGAGCCACGAGTAGGCGACGGCCCTGCTGCTGGGTTGCCTGCTGGAGGTCTCTTCGACACTGAACCCCACATCACTGCTGAGCTCAGTGCCATTTCCAAGAACATCCAAAGGATTTTGGATCTTCGTCGCAAATACATTGCGCTTTCGCTGCAAGGGCCGGAAGACAACCCAAAAGATGACCCTGAATGGGACATTTATCCTCCCCCACCTGAGCCTGCATGGCAGCAACGTTCGCACCATCAAGCTGGTGCTGCAGAGCATATTCCTGGTCAAGAGAACGCAGGATTGAATGGCAATAAAGAGGCACCCGGTGGTCAATCACGATCAGAGACTCGGGAGAGCAAGCGACCAGTGCGAAAGCGGAGGCCAGGCGAAGACATCGGCGAGGACTTTGATATTGCCGATTTGCTACCCCTTCCCAGCAACGACGGGCGCACATACAAGCTAGATGATAGTGGAGTCTACCAGGTGTTTGAGCGCGATGCTGAGGAGCCTTCGATCCGAGTTCCTACAATCAGGGAGTTCTACATGGACCTGGACGACATCTTGGATGTCTCCTCCGATGGACCCAGCAAGAGTTTCGCATTCAGACGTCTCCAGTATCTTGAAGGCAAGTTCAACCTCTATGTTCTTCTCAACGAGTATCAAGAAACGGCGGACAGCAAGAAGGTGCCCCATCGTGATTTTTACAATGTTCGAAAGGTTGATACTCACGTTCACCACTCGGCATGCATGAATCAGAAGCATCTGTTGCGCTTCATCAAGAGTAAGATGAAGAAGTTCCCCAACGAGGTGGTACTATTCCGTGACGGAAAGCACCTCACCCTGGCCGAGGTCTTTGCCAGTATCAACTTGACCGCCTATGACCTCAGCATTGACACTCTTGATATGCAC GCTCATACCGATTCATTCCATCGATTTGACAAGTTCAACCTCAAGTATAACCCGATCGGCGAGTCTCGTCTCCGTACCATCTTTCTCAAGACGGACAACTTCATTCACGGCCGGTACTTGGCCGAGATCACCAAGGAGGTCATTTCTGACCTTGAGTCGAGCAAGTACCAGATGGTTGAGTGGCGAATCTCAATCTATGGCAAGTCCATTGACGAGTGGGACAAGCTCGCTGCTTGGGTAGTTGACAACAAGCTCTTCTCGCACAACGTTCGCTGGTTGATCCAGATCCCCCGTCTCTACGACGTCTACAAAGCTAGTGGCTTGATGGAGACGTTTGAGCAGGTGGTGAAGAACGTTTTCCAGCCTCTTTTTGAGGTTACCAAGGACCCTTCAAGCCACCCAAAGCTACACATCTTCCTCCAAAGGGTGATTGGCTTTGATAGTGTCGACGATGAGAGTAAGGTTGAACGACGCCTCTTCAAAAAGTTCCCTGTGCCAAAGGTCTGGGACACTAAGCAGAACCCGCCTTACAGCTATTGGATCTACTACCTCTACTCTAACCTGGTATCTCTGAACTACTGGCGCAAGAAGCGCGGCTTCAATACTCTTGTCCTACGGCCACACTGTGGAGAGGCTGGCGACAGTGAGCATCTGGCTGTTGCCGCCCTTTGCTGTCACAGCATCAGTCACGGATTGCTCCTTCGTAAGGTGCCTCTTTTACAGTACATGTTTTATCTGGAACAGATTGGCATCGCCATGTCACCGCTCAGTAACAATGCTTTGTTCTTGGCATATGAACGGAACCCTTTCCACCAGTATTTCAAGCGAGGCTTGAACGTGTCACTTTCTACGGATGATCCTTTGCAGTTTGCCTTCACAAAGGAGCCTCTCATTGAGGAATATGCAGTGGCTGCGCAGATTTACAAGCTTAGTCCCGTCGACATGTGTGAACTGGCGAAGAACTCGGTTAAGCAGAGTGGCTACGAGTTGTCTGTCAAGGAGCAGTGGCTGGGACCAGGCTGTGACAAGCCGGGCCGAGAAGGAAACACCATGGTCAAGACAAATGTTCCTGACCGGCGTGAAGAGTTCCGGCACTTCACACTGATGCAGGAGAGGGAGGT GCTAGCAAAATATGTCCACTACAATGCTAACAGCGAGCTCTCGGCCCAACCTGGTGGCACTGATAGTAAGATGTCAGAGTCAGCAGTGTACATGGCCGGGCAGTCTACCGGCGCGGGTCTTCCCTCTGGTGATGAGCCCTCGAATGTGGAAGCGTCCCCGTCGGCTAGCTATCATGCCGCAACCGTAGGATCACCTACTGGATTATCGACTGGCCGAGACCAGACCTGGACTAGCGATGCCATGGCAGATCTTCACCTGTCGGGAAGCGATCCGAGGATGTTCCCAGGAATCTTCACACGAGGGCATCGCACTGGTAGCCTCCGCAACTTGGGCCAGGCTGCTGAAGGCCGGACGACATCTGACGATGTTTTTGGGCCCGATACATCCTGA
- a CDS encoding Protein phosphatase PP2A regulatory subunit B, producing MVDSEANSPTWKFTQCFGDKGDVEDITEADIISTVEFDHTGNYLATGDKGGRVVLFERNETKKTCEYKFHTEFQSHEPEFDYLKSLEIEEKINKIKWCRRQNASHYLLSTNDKTIKLWKVFEKSLKVVAENNLSHDVTPGSLAGGGGAPRPLPAHRFRDAADLKLPRLTHHDTVVAAVPRRTYANAHAYHINSISVNSDGETFISSDDLRINLWNLNIQEQSFNIVDIKPANMEELTEVITAAEFHPMSCNWFMYASSKGTIKLADMRQSALCDQHAKLFEQEEDPSSRSFFSEIISSISDVRFSYDGRYILSRDYLTVKIWDINMERQPVKTIPIHEHLRPRLCDTYENDSIFDKFEVVFSGDAKNVMTGSYNNNFMIYPSDPDKEVEVVLQADKSAFKAKKVGVPTPINSSTSPTATNGKKGGSRAGSPGGQGQRMRKETDADQIDFNKKILHMSWHPFEDSIAIAATNNLFVFSAL from the exons ATGGTTGATAGCGAAGCGAACTCGCCCACGTGGAAGTTCACGCA GTGCTTTGGTGACAAGGGCGATGTTGAAGACATCACCGAAG CTGATATCATCTCGACGGTTGAGTTCGACCATACCGGAAATTATCTCGCTACGGGCGACAAGGGAGGTAGAGTGGTGCTCTTCGAACGCAACGAGACG AAAAAAACCTGCGAGTACAAATTCCACACCGAGTTTCAGTCGCACGAACCCGAATTCGACTATTTGAAGTCCCTAGAGATTGAAGAGAAGATCAACAAGATTAAGTGGTGCCGGCGACAAAATGCTTCCCACTACTTGCTGTCCACCAACGACAAGACGATCAAACTGTGGAAAGTCTTCGAGAAGTCGCTCAAGGTTGTCGCCGAGAACAACCTCTCTCACGACGTCACGCCTGGTAGTCTGgcgggaggaggcggcgCTCCCAGGCCGCTTCCTGCCCATCGGTTCAGGGATGCTGCCGACCTCAAGCTTCCTCGCCTCACACATCACGATACGGTTGTTGCCGCCGTGCCACGCCGAACATACGCCAACGCCCACGCCTACCACATCAACAGCATCTCGGTGAACAGCGATGGAGAGACCTTTATCAGCAGCGACGATTTACGTATCAACCTGTGGAACCTTAACATCCAGGAGCAGAGCTTCAACATTGTTGATATCAAGCCTGCAAACATGGAGGAGCTCACTGAAGTCATCACGGCTGCCGAGTTCCACCCCATGAGCTGCAACTGGTTCATGTATGCTAGCTCGAAGGGCACTATCAAGCTCGCCGACATGCGGCAGAGTGCTCTGTGCGACCAGCACGCGAAGT TATTCGAGCAAGAGGAAGATCCTTCATCACGCTCATTCTTCTCCGAAATcatctcttccatctccgATGTGCGATTCTCGTACGATGGCCGATACATCCTGTCCCGCGATTACCTCactgtcaagatctgggacaTCAACATGGAACGGCAGCCAGTCAAGACGATACCGATTCACGAGCATCTTCGCCCACGGTTGTGTGACACCTACGAGAATGACAGCATATTCGACAAGTTCGAGGTGGTCTTCTCAGGAGATGCCAAGAATGTCATGACGGGCAGCTACAACAATAACTTCATGATCTATCCTTCAGACCCTGACAAGGAAGTCGAGGTTGTCCTCCAGGCGGATAAGTCGGCTTTCAAGGCTAAGAAGGTTGGAGTCCCTACACCCATCAATTCATCGACAAGCCCGACTGCGACCAACGGAAAGAAGGGCGGCTCCAGGGCAGGTAGCCCAGGCGGTCAAGGTCAGCGGATGCGTAAGGAGACAGACGCGGACCAGATCGATTTCAACAAGAAGATTCTGCACATGAGCTGGCATCCGTTTGAGGACAGTATTGCGATTGCAGCTACGAACAAT CTCTTTGTCTTCTCGGCACTCTAG
- a CDS encoding Formyl-trans-N domain-containing protein, protein MSQTQLLVMASGNGSNFQAILDACADGRIPNTRVSKLIVNRKTAYSIQRAEKAGVPSEYFNLVAHGYQAKGEKDAARIKEARSRYDADLAAKVIEEKPDMVVLAGWMHVFAQSFLTPLEAAGIPVINLHPALPGRYNGSNAIERAYADCQAGTLERGVTGIMVHYVIAEVDMGEPILTQEVPCSKSDTLEDLETRMHAVEHQLLVKAIAQLVPKIAAKKTS, encoded by the exons ATGTCTCAGACCCAACTCCTTGTCATGGCCTCTGGCAATGGCTCCAACTTTCAGGCAATCTTGGACGCCTGTGCAGACGGCCGCATCCCCAACACGCGTGTCTCCaagctcatcgtcaacaGAAAGACGGCATACTCAATTCAGCGCGCCGAGAAGGCGGGCGTCCCGTCTGAGTACTTCAACCTTGTCGCTCACGGCTATCAAGCAAAGGGGGAGAAGGATGCTGCCCGCATCAAGGAGGCTCGCTCCCGCTACGACGCCGACCTGGCCGCCAAGGTTATTGAGGAGAAGCCTGATATGGTAGTCCTTGCTGGATGGATGCATGTCTTTGCGCAATCCTTCCTCACTCCTCTTGAGGCCGCTGGTATTCCGGTTATAAACCTGCACCC GGCTCTTCCTG GCCGATACAATGGATCCAATGCAATCGAGCGAGCCTATGCTGACTGCCAGGCTGGTACTCTCGAAAGAGGTGTCACAGGCATCATGGTGCATTATGTGATTGCTGAGGTTGATATGGGAGAGCCCATCTTGACCCAAGAGGTTCCTTGCTCCAAGTCTGATAcccttgaggatcttgagaCACGGATGCACGCCGTCGAGCATCAGCTCCTTGTGAAAGCCATCGCTCAGCTAGTTCCTAAGATTGCCGCCAAAAAGACATCATGA
- a CDS encoding DNA-MISMATCH-REPAIR-2 domain-containing protein, protein MAIDMKNSSTMGCAYFSTTDGVLHLSEDIPMATLDVAEQFLFHVDPTTVLISVRGPEEFQQYVEKATIPADASGGIIFRGLQSSEFSPESARDRLISLQSDSLSPTGIIFSTSASGELSGTIAGLDQPEAPVFKSLRCGGCLNMSNQVSIGCAGAVLGDLQRRRSAGFLPDGQVSGIIFRVRDARMFSLSSYMFVSADTLHALQIVQTELHPNSQAWGPNLSKSSSKESLSVYGLFYQLACTPQGRTQLRQLFIRPILDLGLIRERQRTISVLLQPNNAEMMARMTSILRKIQNLRPALTLFRKGIEFLSAGQSFNKGAWATIQHFTTQGLALREVLGNLNGGMELALFRKLVDSLHPAVLVAVGDMIDKTIDFQQTKIRQRSSVKQGADLQLDELKRSYAGLDNILLETKDRMKADIPEWAHSHVDSCLFLPQLGFVTSVELDPVTGSSMYGGEGTLEGGWEKVFTGEMGACYKNTHMCELDQEYGDLHGQLADREVEVIHDLANRILEHEEILILASDRCGEFDAIHALALGAEKYNWRAPTVVDDNVIHIKGGRHPLQELVVPAFVPNDCHLASGPVDQAHLEEDSSRALILTGPNHSGKSVYLKQVAIIVYLAHIGSFVPASQATIGLTDKILTCISPRESMSGGESAFARDMKQAALSTRTSTSRSLVLVDEFGKGTNGDDGSGLLAALLDHFLLLNQDCPRLLVATHFHEIFEGGYLSRHEGGFRLAHMDVRVDWNAAQTEDQVTYLFTLAFGHSTSSFGGRCAALNGVPSAVVERAESIAQLLARNEDLGELCTRLSRAEEEQLEKAETAARLFLSESFERDEAGQDNNGQEGRRSMKQLLYDMLSVGE, encoded by the exons ATGGCTATTGATATGAAGAACAGTTCGACAATGGGGTGTGCCTACTTTTCAACAACAGATGGTGTCCTTCACCTTTCGGAGGATATCCCCATGGCGACGCTGGATGTTGCGGAGCAATTCCTTTTCCACGTCGATCCTACCACAGTCCTCATATCGGTGAGAGGTCCCGAGGAGTTCCAGCAATATGTCGAGAAAGCGACCATCCCTGCAG ATGCTTCTGGGGGAATCATCTTTCGCGGCTTACAGTCTTCTGAATTCTCTCCTGAATCCGCCAGGGATAGGCTCATTAGTCTCCAGTCCGATTCACTGTCACCCACCGGTATCATATTCTCTACAAGCGCAAGTGGCGAACTCTCAGGGACGATTGCAGGGCTTGACCAGCCAGAGGCGCCTGTATTTAAATCCCTACGTTGCGGAGGTTGTCTTAACATGAGCAACCAAGTCTCA ATTGGATGCGCTGGGGCCGTTCTTGGTGATCTCCAACGTCGCAGATCTGCTGGTTTTCTCCCTGATGGGCAGGTTTCAGGAATAATATTTCGGGTTCGTGATGCTCGCATGTTCTCACTGTCATCCTACATGTTTGTCAGCGCCGATACCCTCCATGCTCTTCAAATTGTTCAGACCGAACTCCACCCCAATAGCCAGGCTTGGGGACCAAATCTCAGCAAAAGTAGCTCAAAGGAAAGCCTCTCTGTGTATGGGCTTTTCTATCAATTGGCTTGCACCCCTCAAGGTCGAACACAGTTGCGTCAACTATTCATACGGCCTATTCTGGACTTGGGCCTGATTCGGGAGAGACAGAGAACCATCTCCGTATTGCTACAGCCAAACAACGCCGAAATGATGGCACGCATGACCTCTATCCTACGAAAGATTCAAAACTTGCGTCCAGCTTTAACCCTTTTTAGGAAGGGTATCGAGTTTCTATCAGCAGGCCAATCTTTTAACAAAGGCGCATGGGCAACAATCCAACATTTCACGACCCAAGGTCTGGCATTGAGGGAAGTACTGGGAAACCTCAACGGCGGCATGGAGCTTGCTTTATTTAGAAAG CTCGTTGACAGTCTTCACCCAGCCGTCCTGGTGGCGGTTGGAGACATGATCGACAAGACAATCGACTTTCAACAAACAAAGATCCGTCAGCGATCTTCTGTCAAACAGGGAGCGGATCTTCAGCTAGATGAGCTCAAGAGAAGTTATGCTGGACTAGACAATATATTACTCGAGACAAAGGATCGAATGAAAGCCGACATACCGGAGTGGGCGCACAGCCATGTCGATTCGTGTCTATTCTTGCCTCAGCTTGGTTTTGTCACTTCGGTTGAGTTAGACCCTGTCACCGGTAGCTCAATGTATGGAGGAGAGGGAACGCTTGAGGGGGGGTGGGAAAAGGTGTTTACGGGCGAAATGGGTGCATGCTACAAGAACACGCATATGTGTGAGCTTGATCAAGAGTACGGGGATTTGCATGGTCAACTTGCAG ACCGAGAGGTCGAGGTTATCCACGACCTTGCTAACAGGATTCTTGAGCATGAGGAAATCTTGATTTTGGCCTCAGATAGGTGTGGCGAGTTCGATGCTATTCACGCACTCGCTTTAGGCGCTGAGAAGTACAACTGGCGAGCGCCCACCGTGGTCGATGACAATGTGATTCACATCAAGGGTGGCCGACATCCCTTGCAAGAGCTTGTTGTCCCGGCTTTTGTACCAAACGACTGCCATCTTGCTTCAGGGCCGGTTGATCAGGCACACCTCGAGGAGGATTCATCCCGCGCCTTGATCTTAACGGGGCCGAACCATTCGGGCAAGAGTGTCTACCTCAAGCAGGTGGCAATCATTGTCTACCTTGCTCATATTGGCAGCTTTGTTCCGGCATCCCAGGCCACCATTGGCCTCACGGACAAGATCCTGACCTGCATATCACCGAGAGAGAGCATGTCTGGCGGCGAGAGCGCATTCGCCAGGGACATGAAGCAAGCTGCATTATCGACAAGAACTTCGACATCGAGAAGCCTGGTGTTGGTAGACGAATTCGGCAAGGGAACTAACGGTGACGATGGCTCCGGCTTGCTGGCTGCATTACTAGACCACTTCCTATTGCTGAACCAGGACTGCCCACGTCTGCTAGTTGCGACGCATTTTCACGAGATCTTTGAGGGAGGCTACCTTTCTCGCCATGAAGGGGGATTCCGTCTGGCACACATGGACGTGAGAGTGGACTGGAATGCAGCCCAGACAGAAGATCAAGTGACGTACCTCTTTACCCTCGCGTTCGGTCACAGTACCTCGAGTTTTGGCGGCAGGTGTGCAGCGTTGAATGGGGTGCCTAGTGCAGTTGTCGAGCGCGCTGAAAGTATTGCCCAACTTCTTGCACGAAACGAAGACCTTGGGGAACTCTGTACTCGGTTGTCTCgggcagaagaagagcagtTGGAGAAGGCAGAAACAGCCGCACGACTCTTTCTGAGTGAATCATTTGAGAGGGATGAGGCTGGTCAGGACAATAATGGGCAAGAGGGCCGTCGTTCCATGAAGCAACTGTTGTACGACATGCTTTCAGTGGGGGAATGA